One Vibrio quintilis DNA segment encodes these proteins:
- a CDS encoding TonB-dependent siderophore receptor, producing the protein MSCLAKNIQNSSLRILTNKKLNLFYSLSLLSVSVSAAVNDPQSVKDPEADNITVYGRALSVYRAENTSLATRTPTPIEEVPLSVQVLPQQLIEDQGARQITDMYRSVSGVSQFSYSYVTFRGFRQDEILYDGVRGNPFEGLAVPQLFNIERVEVLKGPSAAISGSGEPGGVINYVTKKPTYENHRNVSLTGGNQDFVSGSMSLSGAANDDRSQRYRIGVYQDHENPSRKNTDIRNRIIDLGYEWDLTPDTTLGVQYTDILQHYGGGRIRGIPTDDQGNFLTSTEWNANDASDHLSLDAEVYQVRLNHDFNPWLSGDATFRYYENEDIQKYHEPKKLKDTDDDGIYDWVDREYRDQLRKNKAGSVTANLVAELDSHTLLFGMDYYRLDSEFIYYKASSAGGVSGRSLINPDYTPDDVSLYTYQLAKHTETRSERYGAYVQDQWVLSDAWNLLSGIRLDGYHDEINDIRQSNFESYTGSGLSYRLGSTYRLNKQLHPYLVVATGFVPQDAADQATDNGGPFDPEESRMYEAGMRSYWFDHRLSANLAFYHITKQNVLQTDPEDDSKMVAYGKVRSQGIEADLMADLTDNWVVNLSYAYNDTIVKQAYDGISRTVGRRFANAPHHQLGLWTRYDLPFINSSVGFGADYVGQQWSQDGQIVQSYTVYDASWQTHWQDWKFQLNVKNLFDKTYAVSGFLERTGHFPGERRRIYLTADYSF; encoded by the coding sequence ATGAGTTGCCTTGCTAAGAATATTCAAAATTCCAGCCTGAGAATTTTAACCAATAAAAAACTAAATCTGTTTTATTCACTGTCATTGCTGAGTGTTTCTGTGTCAGCAGCAGTCAACGACCCGCAATCAGTTAAAGATCCTGAGGCAGACAATATAACCGTATATGGTCGCGCTTTGTCTGTTTACAGGGCTGAAAACACTTCGCTGGCAACCAGAACGCCAACTCCGATTGAAGAAGTGCCTTTATCCGTCCAGGTGCTACCTCAACAGCTGATTGAAGATCAGGGTGCTCGTCAGATTACCGATATGTATCGTTCTGTCAGTGGTGTCAGTCAGTTCTCATATTCCTATGTGACGTTTCGTGGTTTTCGTCAGGATGAAATCCTTTATGACGGTGTGCGGGGAAACCCGTTTGAGGGGTTGGCTGTGCCTCAGTTATTCAATATTGAGAGAGTCGAAGTATTAAAAGGCCCTTCAGCAGCGATTTCCGGAAGTGGAGAACCGGGTGGTGTGATTAACTATGTCACCAAAAAGCCAACTTATGAAAATCACCGGAATGTCAGCTTAACCGGAGGAAACCAGGACTTTGTCAGCGGAAGCATGAGTTTGTCCGGTGCTGCAAACGATGATCGTTCTCAGCGGTATCGCATTGGCGTTTATCAGGACCATGAAAATCCATCCCGTAAGAATACAGATATCCGGAATCGTATCATTGACCTGGGATACGAATGGGATCTGACCCCGGATACCACATTGGGTGTGCAATATACCGATATTCTGCAGCATTATGGTGGCGGTAGAATCAGAGGTATTCCAACGGATGATCAGGGAAATTTCCTGACCAGTACAGAATGGAATGCCAATGATGCCAGCGATCATCTTTCTCTTGATGCTGAAGTTTATCAGGTCCGGCTAAATCATGATTTTAATCCCTGGCTTTCTGGTGATGCCACATTCAGGTATTACGAGAATGAAGATATTCAAAAATATCATGAACCAAAGAAGTTAAAAGATACGGATGATGACGGGATTTATGACTGGGTTGATCGGGAGTACCGGGATCAGCTGAGAAAAAATAAAGCCGGCTCTGTCACGGCGAATCTGGTCGCGGAGCTGGACAGTCATACATTATTGTTCGGGATGGATTATTACCGGCTGGACAGTGAATTCATTTATTACAAAGCTTCGTCAGCCGGTGGCGTGTCAGGCCGGAGTCTGATTAATCCTGATTATACGCCGGATGATGTCAGTCTTTATACCTATCAATTAGCAAAACATACAGAGACTCGATCTGAACGTTATGGCGCTTATGTTCAGGATCAATGGGTACTGTCAGATGCCTGGAATCTCTTATCCGGTATCCGGCTGGATGGCTATCATGATGAAATCAATGATATCCGTCAGAGTAATTTTGAGAGCTATACCGGCTCAGGTCTTTCATACCGGCTGGGTTCAACTTACAGACTCAATAAGCAGCTACACCCGTATCTCGTTGTTGCAACAGGCTTTGTCCCTCAGGATGCAGCTGATCAGGCAACAGATAATGGCGGACCATTTGATCCTGAAGAGAGCCGGATGTATGAAGCAGGCATGCGAAGCTATTGGTTTGATCATCGTTTAAGTGCCAATCTTGCCTTTTATCACATCACGAAGCAAAACGTATTACAGACTGATCCTGAAGATGATTCAAAAATGGTTGCCTACGGAAAAGTGCGCAGTCAGGGGATTGAAGCTGATTTGATGGCTGATCTGACGGATAACTGGGTTGTGAATTTATCTTATGCCTATAACGATACGATTGTGAAACAGGCATATGACGGAATCTCCCGGACTGTGGGACGTCGTTTTGCCAATGCGCCGCATCATCAACTGGGATTATGGACACGTTACGATTTGCCGTTTATCAACTCTTCAGTTGGGTTTGGTGCTGATTACGTCGGGCAGCAGTGGAGTCAGGATGGACAAATTGTTCAGTCTTACACGGTTTACGATGCATCGTGGCAAACACACTGGCAAGACTGGAAGTTCCAGCTGAATGTGAAAAACCTGTTTGATAAAACTTATGCTGTTAGTGGTTTTCTGGAACGTACCGGTCATTTCCCCGGAGAGCGCCGGCGTATATATCTGACGGCTGATTACTCTTTTTGA
- a CDS encoding Fe(3+) dicitrate ABC transporter substrate-binding protein — translation MQTLTRKICTPGFIWLILCFIATGCSAAVTVEDRHGTFHLDEVPSRIVVLEFSFADALAAVHVSPVGIADDKDPNRLLPEIREQFSGWVSVGTRSQPSLEMIASLKPDLIIADAGRHAAVYDDLSKIAPTLLLSSRRESYEENLNSAAVIGKVIGKAQEMQARLAEHKRRMQSYRKQLQSLSGKTVQFGVARENAFYAHPNMSYAGGVIHQLGFGYPPSLLTSNASRQIGVEQLLALNPDYLIIGDYSSKTIVHTWQQQSLWKLLKAVQKRHVIYVNGNLWSRCRGILAAELMAKNLLQFVTSS, via the coding sequence ATGCAGACCTTAACCCGAAAAATATGTACCCCAGGTTTTATCTGGCTGATTTTGTGTTTTATTGCCACCGGTTGCTCAGCTGCTGTGACTGTTGAGGACAGACACGGAACATTTCATCTCGATGAGGTTCCTTCGCGAATCGTCGTGCTCGAATTCTCATTTGCTGATGCACTGGCGGCTGTTCATGTCAGCCCTGTCGGAATAGCCGATGATAAAGACCCCAACCGGTTATTACCGGAAATCCGTGAACAGTTTTCCGGCTGGGTCTCTGTCGGAACCCGCTCTCAGCCATCATTGGAAATGATTGCATCTTTGAAACCGGATCTGATTATTGCTGATGCTGGCCGACATGCTGCTGTATATGATGATTTATCAAAAATCGCGCCGACGTTATTACTGTCATCCCGCCGGGAGAGTTATGAAGAAAACCTCAACTCTGCCGCTGTGATTGGAAAAGTCATCGGGAAAGCACAGGAAATGCAGGCCCGTCTGGCGGAACACAAACGCCGGATGCAATCCTACCGGAAACAACTGCAATCACTGTCCGGGAAAACAGTGCAGTTCGGTGTTGCCAGAGAAAACGCCTTTTACGCACATCCAAATATGTCCTACGCCGGTGGTGTCATTCACCAGTTAGGATTTGGGTATCCACCCTCACTACTAACGTCAAATGCATCCCGTCAGATTGGTGTTGAACAGTTGCTCGCACTGAATCCGGATTATTTGATTATTGGTGACTATTCCTCAAAGACTATTGTTCATACCTGGCAGCAGCAGAGCCTGTGGAAACTACTGAAAGCGGTTCAAAAGCGGCATGTTATCTACGTGAATGGTAATTTATGGTCCCGGTGTCGTGGTATTTTAGCTGCTGAACTGATGGCCAAAAATTTACTGCAATTTGTGACTTCTTCATGA
- a CDS encoding FecCD family ABC transporter permease, translating into MNHSKLLKSGLLILMIGIILCLSWAGAVTFSALPVPWTAPWDMISHPQSASLASTLLFEVRFPRLVAAVLTGSGFAVAGVLMQTLSKNPLASPGLFGVNAGAALGVALASTCLQYLPLLSQPVAAIFGGAAAWCVVMLLGKAGRAGHESKRLVLAGIAVSALCGAVTKTILILAEDQATSVMTWLAGSFAGISWQHLFWSAPVLVTCLIISCSVSPQLNLLLLGDDRAKTLGVRLGVVRFITNMLLFVLVGVCVSCVGAIAFVGLIGPHIARFFFGHDHRWLLPGAALTGAILTTSADLLSRAIIFPAETPAGAVLALIGAPCFIYLVRKKKS; encoded by the coding sequence ATGAATCACTCAAAGCTTCTCAAATCCGGTCTGCTCATATTGATGATCGGGATTATTTTGTGTTTGAGCTGGGCCGGCGCAGTGACCTTTTCGGCTTTACCTGTGCCATGGACTGCTCCATGGGATATGATTTCTCATCCTCAGTCTGCCTCTCTGGCTTCGACACTGCTTTTTGAAGTGCGTTTTCCCCGGTTAGTAGCCGCTGTGTTGACTGGTAGCGGTTTTGCTGTTGCAGGCGTACTGATGCAAACGTTGTCGAAAAATCCGCTGGCTTCACCGGGGCTCTTTGGTGTGAATGCAGGTGCTGCTCTGGGCGTTGCTTTAGCGTCCACATGCCTGCAATACCTCCCTTTACTGAGCCAGCCGGTTGCGGCAATCTTCGGTGGTGCTGCAGCCTGGTGTGTTGTGATGTTACTGGGGAAAGCCGGACGAGCCGGTCACGAGAGTAAGCGGCTGGTTCTGGCTGGTATTGCTGTGTCTGCATTGTGTGGTGCCGTGACAAAAACAATCCTGATATTAGCTGAAGATCAGGCGACATCGGTTATGACCTGGCTGGCGGGATCCTTTGCCGGTATCAGCTGGCAGCATTTATTCTGGAGTGCTCCAGTGTTGGTGACATGCCTGATTATTTCCTGTTCAGTCTCTCCTCAGCTGAATCTGTTACTGCTTGGTGATGACAGAGCCAAAACTCTGGGTGTTCGTTTAGGTGTTGTTCGTTTCATCACAAATATGCTGCTATTCGTTCTTGTTGGTGTTTGTGTCAGTTGTGTTGGGGCCATTGCATTTGTTGGTTTAATCGGTCCTCACATTGCCCGGTTCTTTTTTGGTCATGACCATCGCTGGTTATTACCCGGCGCCGCTTTGACCGGCGCGATACTAACGACAAGTGCTGACCTGCTGAGCCGCGCCATCATTTTTCCGGCAGAGACACCGGCAGGTGCTGTACTTGCGTTAATCGGAGCACCATGTTTTATCTATCTGGTCAGGAAGAAAAAATCATGA
- the fecD gene encoding Fe(3+) dicitrate ABC transporter permease subunit FecD codes for MSALFKYLTLCGLLLISFVLSLRFGAVTLEWTQLLTGLSNHGNHAFTIYEYRLPRALLAVIAGAMLSVSGVLIQGVIRNPLASPDILGISHGAGLSAVVFMIFFPGLNVSYIPWVAMCGGLSAAIILAFIVRGDLAPVTLAVTGVALSALFAGVIDFILLIHPFEINNALLWLTGSLWGRGWEQLALLLPWAIFLPVAFIFSHPLNLLVLGEQRATTLGIPVYMIKVAVLLLAVCWTSSVVSVCGPVSFLGLVAPHLARRLFGGRHQLIIPGSMCIGALLLIFADFCARTIAPPIELPAGILTALIGAPYFLYLLMKMR; via the coding sequence ATGAGTGCCTTGTTTAAATATCTGACTTTGTGCGGATTGTTGTTGATCAGTTTTGTTCTGAGTCTGCGTTTCGGTGCGGTGACACTGGAGTGGACCCAACTGCTAACCGGATTGAGTAATCATGGTAACCATGCGTTTACGATTTATGAGTACCGGCTTCCCAGAGCGTTGCTGGCGGTTATTGCGGGCGCGATGCTATCTGTATCCGGGGTTTTAATTCAGGGCGTGATCCGTAATCCGCTGGCTTCCCCTGATATTTTGGGAATCAGCCATGGCGCAGGGTTGTCCGCCGTTGTTTTTATGATTTTTTTCCCCGGGCTCAATGTCTCTTACATCCCCTGGGTTGCAATGTGTGGTGGCTTGTCGGCCGCTATTATTCTGGCTTTTATTGTCCGGGGAGATTTAGCTCCGGTCACACTTGCGGTGACCGGTGTTGCCCTCTCAGCATTATTTGCTGGTGTGATTGATTTCATTTTGCTGATTCACCCGTTTGAAATCAACAATGCCTTGTTGTGGCTGACCGGAAGTTTATGGGGAAGAGGCTGGGAACAGTTAGCCTTATTACTGCCATGGGCGATTTTTCTTCCGGTTGCTTTCATATTCAGCCACCCGCTCAATTTGCTGGTTCTGGGAGAACAAAGAGCAACGACGCTCGGCATACCGGTTTACATGATCAAAGTGGCGGTGTTGCTTCTTGCTGTGTGCTGGACATCTTCCGTGGTTTCGGTCTGCGGACCGGTCAGCTTTTTGGGACTGGTTGCGCCGCATTTAGCCCGCAGGTTGTTCGGCGGGCGTCACCAGCTGATTATTCCGGGAAGCATGTGTATTGGTGCATTGCTCCTGATTTTTGCGGATTTTTGTGCCCGGACGATTGCGCCGCCAATAGAGTTACCCGCCGGTATTTTAACGGCATTGATCGGTGCGCCTTATTTTTTATATTTACTGATGAAAATGAGATAA
- the fecE gene encoding Fe(3+) dicitrate ABC transporter ATP-binding protein FecE produces the protein MLSTEDLVVGYGEHPIIHHVDLKIPDGKITALIGPNGCGKSTLLKALARLMLPQQGCIRWMEKDIREYSPKSLARCLSLLPQSQEAPEGITVREIVGYGRSPHTGFWGRLSEFDQRKVAEAMSLTGVSEFASRDVLSLSGGQQQRVWLAMTLAQDADYIFLDEPTTYLDLNHQVELMKLMRSLNQRGKTIVTVLHDINQACRYCDHLIVMKSGQLIDQGTPEQVLNDVMLRDVFDLEAEIHRDPVSKTPMCIVK, from the coding sequence ATATTAAGTACAGAAGATCTGGTTGTCGGATACGGAGAACATCCCATTATTCATCATGTCGATCTGAAGATTCCCGATGGGAAAATTACCGCACTTATCGGTCCAAATGGGTGCGGAAAATCAACGTTATTAAAGGCTTTGGCCCGGCTGATGTTACCTCAGCAAGGCTGCATCCGGTGGATGGAAAAAGATATACGTGAATACTCACCTAAAAGCCTTGCCCGGTGTTTATCCTTATTACCTCAGTCTCAGGAAGCTCCGGAAGGAATTACAGTACGTGAAATTGTCGGTTATGGCCGTTCGCCCCATACCGGTTTCTGGGGGCGGCTCAGTGAATTTGATCAAAGAAAAGTGGCTGAAGCAATGTCATTAACCGGGGTGAGTGAGTTTGCTTCCAGGGATGTTCTTTCGTTATCCGGTGGACAGCAGCAAAGGGTGTGGCTGGCAATGACTTTGGCGCAGGATGCTGACTATATTTTTCTTGATGAGCCGACAACATATCTGGATTTAAATCATCAGGTTGAACTGATGAAACTGATGCGTTCACTCAATCAGCGAGGCAAAACGATCGTGACTGTTTTGCATGATATTAACCAGGCATGCCGTTATTGTGATCATTTGATTGTGATGAAGTCCGGTCAGCTGATTGATCAGGGAACGCCGGAACAAGTGTTAAACGATGTGATGCTGAGAGATGTTTTTGATTTGGAGGCAGAAATACATCGCGACCCTGTTTCCAAAACCCCGATGTGTATTGTGAAATAA
- a CDS encoding LacI family DNA-binding transcriptional regulator codes for MTTIADVCKAAGVSKATVSRVLNNTGQVSDATRQKVISAVNALDYRPSSVARALITRKTNTVGLVVPEFEGAYYGSLLKQAASSSEHYEKQLIVTDGHNDPVMEKESILLLSDRCCDAIILYSRHMPEKMLTELTHRIQIPIVTINRQFSNPALPCITFDQAGAAYMITSYLLQMGHRQIACITGELKTHTGIARLQGYRQALAEFGIPFDPALTESGHNHFMEGYQACKDLLHRPVKFTAILACSDEMAVGSLKALTEKGIGVPEHMSIAGIDNSPISQYAFPPLTTVSIPIEEMTESAIHLALKLAQNQMSPNQIEFTGRIIHRNSILPSSQPT; via the coding sequence ATGACAACTATCGCTGATGTATGTAAAGCTGCCGGTGTATCAAAAGCCACTGTCTCACGTGTTTTAAACAATACAGGACAAGTCTCTGATGCGACCCGACAAAAAGTAATCTCAGCTGTAAATGCTTTAGATTACAGGCCCAGCTCAGTAGCCAGAGCATTAATAACCCGTAAAACCAACACTGTTGGTCTGGTAGTTCCGGAGTTTGAAGGCGCTTATTACGGTTCACTGCTCAAACAGGCTGCCAGCTCGTCTGAGCATTATGAAAAGCAGTTAATTGTCACCGACGGACATAATGATCCGGTGATGGAGAAAGAATCGATTTTACTGCTGAGTGACCGTTGCTGTGATGCGATTATCTTGTATAGTCGCCACATGCCGGAAAAGATGTTAACCGAGCTCACCCACAGAATTCAGATCCCTATCGTCACGATAAACCGCCAGTTTTCGAATCCTGCTTTACCCTGCATCACTTTCGATCAGGCCGGTGCAGCTTATATGATTACCTCTTATTTACTTCAGATGGGGCACAGGCAAATTGCGTGTATTACCGGAGAATTGAAAACTCATACGGGCATAGCCAGACTACAGGGATACAGACAGGCATTAGCGGAGTTTGGGATTCCGTTTGATCCGGCATTGACAGAATCAGGGCACAATCATTTTATGGAAGGTTATCAGGCGTGTAAGGACCTGCTTCATCGCCCGGTAAAATTTACAGCGATTCTCGCATGTAGTGATGAAATGGCTGTAGGCAGCCTGAAAGCGCTGACTGAAAAAGGAATTGGTGTCCCGGAGCATATGTCAATTGCGGGCATAGATAATTCGCCAATATCACAATATGCTTTTCCGCCATTAACAACGGTCAGTATTCCGATAGAAGAAATGACAGAGAGTGCAATTCATCTGGCTTTAAAACTGGCACAAAATCAGATGTCTCCGAATCAGATTGAATTCACGGGCAGAATCATCCACCGAAACTCCATTTTACCATCCTCTCAACCAACCTGA